The Canis lupus baileyi chromosome 28, mCanLup2.hap1, whole genome shotgun sequence genome has a segment encoding these proteins:
- the CYP7A1 gene encoding cytochrome P450 7A1 isoform X2 gives MDKWMLKLFNWKMNLCGYFLENVRQMGEPPLENGLIPYLGCALKFGANPLEFLRANQRKYGHVFTCRLMGNYVHFITNPLSYQKVLCHGKYLDWKKFHFTTSAKAFGHRSIDPSDGNTTENINKTFIKTLQGDALNSLTEAMMENLQLVMRCPLVSKSKTPAWVTEGMYSFCYRVMFEAGYLTLFGKDLTGQDAQKGLILNNLDHFKEFDKIFPALVAGLPIHVFKTAHHAREKLAEGLRHENLGKRDHISELVRFLNDMLSTLDDMDKAKTHLAILWASQANTIPATFWSLFQMIRSPEAMKAATEEVNKTLENAGQKISLDGSPICLNQMQLNDMPVLDSLIKESLRLSSASLNIRTATEDFTLHLQDSSYNIRKDDIIAFYPQLVHLDPEIYPDPLTFKYDRYLDENGKTKTTFYSNGIKLKYYYMPFGSGATMCPGRLFAVQEIKQFLILMLSYFELELVESQVKCPPLDQSRAGLGILPPLNDIEFKYKFKHL, from the exons ACAAATGGGTGAACCACCGCTGGAGAATGGGTTGATTCCATACCTGGGATGTGCTTTGAAATTTGGTGCCAATCCTCTCGAGTTCCTGAGAGCAAATCAAAGGAAATATGGTCATGTTTTTACCTGCAGATTGATGGGAAACTATGTCCACTTCATCACAAATCCCTTGTCATACCAGAAAGTGTTGTGCCATGGAAAATACTTGGATTGGAAAAAGTTTCACTTTACTACTTCTGCAAAG GCATTTGGGCACAGAAGCATTGACCCGAGTGATGGAAATAccactgaaaatataaataaaactttcatcaAAACCCTGCAGGGCGATGCCTTGAATTCCCTCACAGAAGCCATGATGGAAAACCTCCAACTTGTCATGAGATGTCCCCTGGTATCTAAATCAAAGACTCCTGCCTGGGTGACGGAAGGGATGTATTCCTTCTGTTACCGAGTGATGTTTGAAGCTGGGTATTTAACTCTCTTTGGCAAAGATCTTACAGGGCAAGATGCACAAAAAGGACTTATTCTGAATAACCTTGACCACTTCAAGGAATTTGACAAAATCTTTCCTGCTCTGGTAGCAGGCCTCCCCATTCATGTGTTCAAGACGGCACACCACGCTAGGGAAAAGCTGGCAGAGGGCTTGAGGCATGAGAACCTTGGAAAGAGAGACCACATCTCGGAACTGGTCAGGTTTCTGAATGACATGCTTTCCACTTTAGATGACATGGATAAGGCTAAGACGCACCTCGCTATCCTCTGGGCATCACAAGCAAACACTATTCCAGCGACCTTCTGGAGCTTATTTCAAATGATTAG GAGCCCTGAAGCAATGAAAGCAGCTACTGAAGAAGTGAATAAAACACTAGAGAATGCTGGCCAAAAAATCAGCCTTGATGGCAGTCCTATTTGTCTGAATCAAATGCAACTGAATGACATGCCAGTGCTAG ataGCCTCATCAAGGAGTCTCTGAGGCTTTCCAGTGCCTCCCTGAACATCCGGACTGCTACAGAGGATTTTACTTTGCACCTCCAGGACAGTTCCTATAACATCCGCAAAGATGACATCATAGCTTTTTATCCGCAGTTAGTGCATTTAGATCCAGAAATCTACCCAGACCCTTTG ACTTTTAAATATGATCGGTATCTTGATGAAAATGGGAAGACAAAGACCACCTTCTATAGTAACGGAATCAAGTTAAAGTATTACTACATGCCTTTTGGGTCAGGAGCGACAATGTGTCCTGGAAGATTATTTGCTGTCCAGGAAATCAAGCAGTTTTTGATTCTGATGCTTTCCTATTTTGAACTAGAGCTTGTAGAGAGCCAAGTCAAATGTCCCCCTTTGGACCAGTCCCGTGCAGGCTTAGGCATTTTACCACCATTAAATGATATCgagtttaaatataaattcaaacatTTGTGA
- the CYP7A1 gene encoding cytochrome P450 7A1 isoform X4, translating into MMTISLIWGIVVAVCCCLWLIFGMRRRQMGEPPLENGLIPYLGCALKFGANPLEFLRANQRKYGHVFTCRLMGNYVHFITNPLSYQKVLCHGKYLDWKKFHFTTSAKAFGHRSIDPSDGNTTENINKTFIKTLQGDALNSLTEAMMENLQLVMRCPLVSKSKTPAWVTEGMYSFCYRVMFEAGYLTLFGKDLTGQDAQKGLILNNLDHFKEFDKIFPALVAGLPIHVFKTAHHAREKLAEGLRHENLGKRDHISELVRFLNDMLSTLDDMDKAKTHLAILWASQANTIPATFWSLFQMIRSPEAMKAATEEVNKTLENAGQKISLDGSPICLNQMQLNDMPVLDSLIKESLRLSSASLNIRTATEDFTLHLQDSSYNIRKDDIIAFYPQLVHLDPEIYPDPLAPCWA; encoded by the exons ACAAATGGGTGAACCACCGCTGGAGAATGGGTTGATTCCATACCTGGGATGTGCTTTGAAATTTGGTGCCAATCCTCTCGAGTTCCTGAGAGCAAATCAAAGGAAATATGGTCATGTTTTTACCTGCAGATTGATGGGAAACTATGTCCACTTCATCACAAATCCCTTGTCATACCAGAAAGTGTTGTGCCATGGAAAATACTTGGATTGGAAAAAGTTTCACTTTACTACTTCTGCAAAG GCATTTGGGCACAGAAGCATTGACCCGAGTGATGGAAATAccactgaaaatataaataaaactttcatcaAAACCCTGCAGGGCGATGCCTTGAATTCCCTCACAGAAGCCATGATGGAAAACCTCCAACTTGTCATGAGATGTCCCCTGGTATCTAAATCAAAGACTCCTGCCTGGGTGACGGAAGGGATGTATTCCTTCTGTTACCGAGTGATGTTTGAAGCTGGGTATTTAACTCTCTTTGGCAAAGATCTTACAGGGCAAGATGCACAAAAAGGACTTATTCTGAATAACCTTGACCACTTCAAGGAATTTGACAAAATCTTTCCTGCTCTGGTAGCAGGCCTCCCCATTCATGTGTTCAAGACGGCACACCACGCTAGGGAAAAGCTGGCAGAGGGCTTGAGGCATGAGAACCTTGGAAAGAGAGACCACATCTCGGAACTGGTCAGGTTTCTGAATGACATGCTTTCCACTTTAGATGACATGGATAAGGCTAAGACGCACCTCGCTATCCTCTGGGCATCACAAGCAAACACTATTCCAGCGACCTTCTGGAGCTTATTTCAAATGATTAG GAGCCCTGAAGCAATGAAAGCAGCTACTGAAGAAGTGAATAAAACACTAGAGAATGCTGGCCAAAAAATCAGCCTTGATGGCAGTCCTATTTGTCTGAATCAAATGCAACTGAATGACATGCCAGTGCTAG ataGCCTCATCAAGGAGTCTCTGAGGCTTTCCAGTGCCTCCCTGAACATCCGGACTGCTACAGAGGATTTTACTTTGCACCTCCAGGACAGTTCCTATAACATCCGCAAAGATGACATCATAGCTTTTTATCCGCAGTTAGTGCATTTAGATCCAGAAATCTACCCAGACCCTTTG
- the CYP7A1 gene encoding cytochrome P450 7A1 isoform X1, translating into MMTISLIWGIVVAVCCCLWLIFGMRRRQMGEPPLENGLIPYLGCALKFGANPLEFLRANQRKYGHVFTCRLMGNYVHFITNPLSYQKVLCHGKYLDWKKFHFTTSAKAFGHRSIDPSDGNTTENINKTFIKTLQGDALNSLTEAMMENLQLVMRCPLVSKSKTPAWVTEGMYSFCYRVMFEAGYLTLFGKDLTGQDAQKGLILNNLDHFKEFDKIFPALVAGLPIHVFKTAHHAREKLAEGLRHENLGKRDHISELVRFLNDMLSTLDDMDKAKTHLAILWASQANTIPATFWSLFQMIRSPEAMKAATEEVNKTLENAGQKISLDGSPICLNQMQLNDMPVLDSLIKESLRLSSASLNIRTATEDFTLHLQDSSYNIRKDDIIAFYPQLVHLDPEIYPDPLTFKYDRYLDENGKTKTTFYSNGIKLKYYYMPFGSGATMCPGRLFAVQEIKQFLILMLSYFELELVESQVKCPPLDQSRAGLGILPPLNDIEFKYKFKHL; encoded by the exons ACAAATGGGTGAACCACCGCTGGAGAATGGGTTGATTCCATACCTGGGATGTGCTTTGAAATTTGGTGCCAATCCTCTCGAGTTCCTGAGAGCAAATCAAAGGAAATATGGTCATGTTTTTACCTGCAGATTGATGGGAAACTATGTCCACTTCATCACAAATCCCTTGTCATACCAGAAAGTGTTGTGCCATGGAAAATACTTGGATTGGAAAAAGTTTCACTTTACTACTTCTGCAAAG GCATTTGGGCACAGAAGCATTGACCCGAGTGATGGAAATAccactgaaaatataaataaaactttcatcaAAACCCTGCAGGGCGATGCCTTGAATTCCCTCACAGAAGCCATGATGGAAAACCTCCAACTTGTCATGAGATGTCCCCTGGTATCTAAATCAAAGACTCCTGCCTGGGTGACGGAAGGGATGTATTCCTTCTGTTACCGAGTGATGTTTGAAGCTGGGTATTTAACTCTCTTTGGCAAAGATCTTACAGGGCAAGATGCACAAAAAGGACTTATTCTGAATAACCTTGACCACTTCAAGGAATTTGACAAAATCTTTCCTGCTCTGGTAGCAGGCCTCCCCATTCATGTGTTCAAGACGGCACACCACGCTAGGGAAAAGCTGGCAGAGGGCTTGAGGCATGAGAACCTTGGAAAGAGAGACCACATCTCGGAACTGGTCAGGTTTCTGAATGACATGCTTTCCACTTTAGATGACATGGATAAGGCTAAGACGCACCTCGCTATCCTCTGGGCATCACAAGCAAACACTATTCCAGCGACCTTCTGGAGCTTATTTCAAATGATTAG GAGCCCTGAAGCAATGAAAGCAGCTACTGAAGAAGTGAATAAAACACTAGAGAATGCTGGCCAAAAAATCAGCCTTGATGGCAGTCCTATTTGTCTGAATCAAATGCAACTGAATGACATGCCAGTGCTAG ataGCCTCATCAAGGAGTCTCTGAGGCTTTCCAGTGCCTCCCTGAACATCCGGACTGCTACAGAGGATTTTACTTTGCACCTCCAGGACAGTTCCTATAACATCCGCAAAGATGACATCATAGCTTTTTATCCGCAGTTAGTGCATTTAGATCCAGAAATCTACCCAGACCCTTTG ACTTTTAAATATGATCGGTATCTTGATGAAAATGGGAAGACAAAGACCACCTTCTATAGTAACGGAATCAAGTTAAAGTATTACTACATGCCTTTTGGGTCAGGAGCGACAATGTGTCCTGGAAGATTATTTGCTGTCCAGGAAATCAAGCAGTTTTTGATTCTGATGCTTTCCTATTTTGAACTAGAGCTTGTAGAGAGCCAAGTCAAATGTCCCCCTTTGGACCAGTCCCGTGCAGGCTTAGGCATTTTACCACCATTAAATGATATCgagtttaaatataaattcaaacatTTGTGA
- the CYP7A1 gene encoding cytochrome P450 7A1 isoform X3 encodes MGEPPLENGLIPYLGCALKFGANPLEFLRANQRKYGHVFTCRLMGNYVHFITNPLSYQKVLCHGKYLDWKKFHFTTSAKAFGHRSIDPSDGNTTENINKTFIKTLQGDALNSLTEAMMENLQLVMRCPLVSKSKTPAWVTEGMYSFCYRVMFEAGYLTLFGKDLTGQDAQKGLILNNLDHFKEFDKIFPALVAGLPIHVFKTAHHAREKLAEGLRHENLGKRDHISELVRFLNDMLSTLDDMDKAKTHLAILWASQANTIPATFWSLFQMIRSPEAMKAATEEVNKTLENAGQKISLDGSPICLNQMQLNDMPVLDSLIKESLRLSSASLNIRTATEDFTLHLQDSSYNIRKDDIIAFYPQLVHLDPEIYPDPLTFKYDRYLDENGKTKTTFYSNGIKLKYYYMPFGSGATMCPGRLFAVQEIKQFLILMLSYFELELVESQVKCPPLDQSRAGLGILPPLNDIEFKYKFKHL; translated from the exons ATGGGTGAACCACCGCTGGAGAATGGGTTGATTCCATACCTGGGATGTGCTTTGAAATTTGGTGCCAATCCTCTCGAGTTCCTGAGAGCAAATCAAAGGAAATATGGTCATGTTTTTACCTGCAGATTGATGGGAAACTATGTCCACTTCATCACAAATCCCTTGTCATACCAGAAAGTGTTGTGCCATGGAAAATACTTGGATTGGAAAAAGTTTCACTTTACTACTTCTGCAAAG GCATTTGGGCACAGAAGCATTGACCCGAGTGATGGAAATAccactgaaaatataaataaaactttcatcaAAACCCTGCAGGGCGATGCCTTGAATTCCCTCACAGAAGCCATGATGGAAAACCTCCAACTTGTCATGAGATGTCCCCTGGTATCTAAATCAAAGACTCCTGCCTGGGTGACGGAAGGGATGTATTCCTTCTGTTACCGAGTGATGTTTGAAGCTGGGTATTTAACTCTCTTTGGCAAAGATCTTACAGGGCAAGATGCACAAAAAGGACTTATTCTGAATAACCTTGACCACTTCAAGGAATTTGACAAAATCTTTCCTGCTCTGGTAGCAGGCCTCCCCATTCATGTGTTCAAGACGGCACACCACGCTAGGGAAAAGCTGGCAGAGGGCTTGAGGCATGAGAACCTTGGAAAGAGAGACCACATCTCGGAACTGGTCAGGTTTCTGAATGACATGCTTTCCACTTTAGATGACATGGATAAGGCTAAGACGCACCTCGCTATCCTCTGGGCATCACAAGCAAACACTATTCCAGCGACCTTCTGGAGCTTATTTCAAATGATTAG GAGCCCTGAAGCAATGAAAGCAGCTACTGAAGAAGTGAATAAAACACTAGAGAATGCTGGCCAAAAAATCAGCCTTGATGGCAGTCCTATTTGTCTGAATCAAATGCAACTGAATGACATGCCAGTGCTAG ataGCCTCATCAAGGAGTCTCTGAGGCTTTCCAGTGCCTCCCTGAACATCCGGACTGCTACAGAGGATTTTACTTTGCACCTCCAGGACAGTTCCTATAACATCCGCAAAGATGACATCATAGCTTTTTATCCGCAGTTAGTGCATTTAGATCCAGAAATCTACCCAGACCCTTTG ACTTTTAAATATGATCGGTATCTTGATGAAAATGGGAAGACAAAGACCACCTTCTATAGTAACGGAATCAAGTTAAAGTATTACTACATGCCTTTTGGGTCAGGAGCGACAATGTGTCCTGGAAGATTATTTGCTGTCCAGGAAATCAAGCAGTTTTTGATTCTGATGCTTTCCTATTTTGAACTAGAGCTTGTAGAGAGCCAAGTCAAATGTCCCCCTTTGGACCAGTCCCGTGCAGGCTTAGGCATTTTACCACCATTAAATGATATCgagtttaaatataaattcaaacatTTGTGA